A window of Pseudomonadota bacterium genomic DNA:
GAAATCATGCCCGACGAGGTAGCTCGCTTTGGGGCACGAGAGTAGACGGATGACAGAATCGCACGAACGATTGGACCGCGCTACTATCATTTGATCGGTACCAGCGAGAAAGCGATCGATTAAGGTGTGCACCGCGCGCCTCACATCTTTTTTCTAACGACCCGCCTCAGGGTCAGCTCCTGCGAGCGCGCCCGAGTTCTTGGTTAGCGCCGTGGCGACCGCTTGGGGCGATCGATGCCATAGAACAAACCGAGGCCGCTGGCTAGCAGCAGCGCAAGACTGACGAAGGCAACGCCGTATCCCGCGAGTTCGATCACGTAACCAAAGACTGGTCCAGCGATAAGCAAGCCGAGCCAGTCGATCATCGTATAGAAGGCCATAGCCGAGCCCCGCTCGCGGGGCTCGGCGCGTTCCACGACCAGACTGAAGAGCACGGGGTAGGTGTAACCATGACCGGTTCCGCAAAGGAGTCCCGCTACCAGCAGGTGCACGGGCGTCTGTGCGGCCGACAGAACGGTGAAGCCCAGCGCATAAAAAGACATCGCAATGCCGAGCATGCGCCGTGTCCCGAGCCGATCCGGGACCCAGCCTAAGAATACGCGCAGTGCGACAGCGATCGTGGCATAGGCGATACAGAAACTGCCGACGCTACCTATATTCACGGTGGATACAAATGTCTTCAAAAACGCGAAAAGCCCCTGCAGCGAGACGAAAAACGCGACCGACGCGCACCACATCGGCAGCAGATTCCACTGGGTCGCGGCCGCGAAGATACCGCGCGACGGAAGGCTGGCGTCGCCATGCGTGATCAGCACATCGCGGAGCGGCAAACACATGATCAAGCCGACAACGGCAAAACCAAGCGCGCCGTAGAACAGCTCCCGGTAGTTGGCGTATGCCAGGATGACATCGCCAAACTGTGCGCCGAGCCCGATCGTGGTCAACCCCGCAGTGCCGAAGATAGCCAATCCGTGGGTGCGTCGCTGTGCAGGGACGAGGTCAGCACCATAAGTAAACAAGGCCGTGTACCACATAGTGTGGGCCACGCCATCGAGCAGGCGTACGCCGTACACAAACGGTCCCAGCGAGTCGATGAAGAGATAAAGCGTGATCGTGACAATAAATAGTACGCAACCGCCGAGGATCACAACGCGCCGGCCGCGTACGTCCATCAGCCGCCCTACGAGCGGCCACGCGATCACCGCACCCAACGCCTGCGCCGCCATGATGCGGCCGATTTCTGCCTCCCCCGCCCCAAGCTGTTGCAGAAAACCGGGCAGGTGTACGAACAGGAAGCCGCGAGACTGAGCATCAACGTAGCGCACGCGGCCAGCACGAATGCGCGCGTGAACAGAGGCTGCTTCATAAGTGACCTTTGCTCTACCCCTGCTTAGCTAACGTGACCTGCTGGACTGCGGGCACGGTTGTTCTATAAGTCCCAGAAGCCACCAACGACAACTCCCCGATTCAAAACCCATTAATCACCCGCGGAGGTGGCGCGTTGCTATACGCCAACGGCCGAGGACATCGCGTTGTGCAATCCGGTGACCAAGGACGATACGACGCGGCTGGGGTTTATCCTGTTGCTCAAGACCTTTCAGCCATCGAGCAGGGCGTAGCGGCGGTGATTTCATCCGTCTAGATGATGAAAAATCTGGCAGTCCCTTGGTCCCTGCCCGACGATTCTGGCTCGACGCTTTCCCTGATTCTGCCGCCTCGCCACCAAAAATCTAGTTGCGCTGGTATGTCCCGATTAGTCGCACCTGGGCGAGGATATGACCCTGCATCCTGTTTTGCAGTGCTGCCGCAGTCGGTTTGCCGAGGTCGGGCAACACGACATCGAGCGCATAG
This region includes:
- a CDS encoding MFS transporter yields the protein MRYVDAQSRGFLFVHLPGFLQQLGAGEAEIGRIMAAQALGAVIAWPLVGRLMDVRGRRVVILGGCVLFIVTITLYLFIDSLGPFVYGVRLLDGVAHTMWYTALFTYGADLVPAQRRTHGLAIFGTAGLTTIGLGAQFGDVILAYANYRELFYGALGFAVVGLIMCLPLRDVLITHGDASLPSRGIFAAATQWNLLPMWCASVAFFVSLQGLFAFLKTFVSTVNIGSVGSFCIAYATIAVALRVFLGWVPDRLGTRRMLGIAMSFYALGFTVLSAAQTPVHLLVAGLLCGTGHGYTYPVLFSLVVERAEPRERGSAMAFYTMIDWLGLLIAGPVFGYVIELAGYGVAFVSLALLLASGLGLFYGIDRPKRSPRR
- a CDS encoding DUF4158 domain-containing protein, whose translation is MARCYTPTAEDIALCNPVTKDDTTRLGFILLLKTFQPSSRA